The genomic DNA CACGGACACCTCGTAGATGTCCAGAACCTCCGCGAGCTCGGGATCGTCGATCGCCTTGCTGAGCAGTTCCCAGTGCTGCCGTTGCTGGCTGGCCAGGTCCGCATGCCGCTGGGCGTGAACCGCCCGTTCCATGGTCTCCAGTCGGAGGCGGAGAGCCTGCAGCCGTCGGCGCTGTACTGCCAAGCCGGCGAGGGCGCCCGCGGCTGCCCCGATGCCGGACACGGCTGCTGTGCTCAGCCCTCGTGTCCCCGTGTTCCGTGTGGCCATGTCAACAACCCCCGAATCAGGCGGCCGTCCGCCGGTCGTCGGGGTGCGGGTCGACTGATGGGGACCGGCGAGCGATGGGCGGCGCTTGCCGTCTCCCAGAGTGCCGAGCGGCTCTGATCGGCAGGGAGGCGGAGAGGAGGCGCACGGAGGGAAGCGAGGGTCGCACGAACCGGCGCCTTCCCCAACGTCTGCCCCGCAAGTGCTGCTAACAATCGTTCACTTCGCGGCGATTCTTCCGGCTCGTATCCTGGGGCGGCATTCAACCTCCGTACGTGCACCCGACCATCCGGCCGCGATCCGGTGCACGCGTCGGCGTGAAAGAGGTCGCACGTTGAGCCAGCAGAGCCCGAGCGCAAGCCCGAGCCCGAGCGCAAGCCCGCGCCCGAGTCCGCGCCCGAGTCCGAGCGCAAGCCCCGGTACGGATCCGGCATCGGTTCCGGTCCCGAATCCCGGCTCGGGGCCGAGTCGCCCGCAGATCCCGGTCCTCGTCCTCGCCGGATTCCTCGGTTCCGGCAAGACGACCCTGCTCAACCACCTCCTGCACCGCAGCGGAGGCAGCCGTATCGGCGCCATCGTCAATGACTTCGGGGCGATCGAGATCGACGCGCTCGCCGTGGCCGGTGCACTCGGCGACTCGACCGTCTCGCTCGGCAACGGGTGCCTGTGCTGTGCCGTCGACGCCAGTGAACTCGACGTCTACCTGGAGCGGTTGGCCGGGCCCGCCGCCGGTATCGACGTCATCGTCATCGAGGCCAGCGGGCTCGCCGAACCGGAGGAACTGGTGCGCATGCTGCTCGCCAGCGAGCATCCGGGGATCGTCTACGGCGGGCTCGTCGAGGTCGTCGACGCCGCAGAGTTCGACGACACGCGCGCGAAGCACCCCGAGATCGACCGGCATCTCTCCCTCGCCGACCTCGTCGTCGTGAACAAGCTCGACCGGGCGGTCGACGCCCCGCGGGTCCTCGGACTCGTCCGCTCGCTCACCGACCGAGCCGCCGTGGTGCCCGCCACCTACGGCCGTATCGACCCGGAGTTCCTCTTCGACTGTCGGCCGAGCGAGGAACGCGTCGGGCAGTTGACCTTCGACGACCTGCACGACCACGCCGGTGAGGAGGGGGACGAACACGCCGCGCACGCCGACCACTTGCACACCGCCTACGACAGTCTTTCCTTCGCCTCCGACAGTGCGCCCATGGATCCGCGACGGCTGATGACGTTCCTGGACAGCAGGCCCGAGGGGCTCTACCGCATCAAGGGGTACGTCGATTTCGGCGCCCACGATGCCCGCAACCGGTACGCCGTGCACGCCGTAGGACGGTTCCTGCGCTTCTATCCCGAGCCCTGGGCGGACGGCGACACCCGGCTGACCCAGCTCGTGCTCATCGGCACCGGCCTCGACCTGCCCGCCCTCGGCAAGGAGTTGGAGGCGTGCAAGGACGACGACGCCCCACACGCCGACGAGCACGGCATGTGGGGCGTCCTGCGTTACGTACAAGAGCCGGACCAGGAGCCCGAGTTGGACCTGGAGCCCGAAGCCTGAGGAGGGCAGCGGCTACACCGGGCCCGCCACCACCGACACCGTCTTCGGGAGCGACACGCCCGAGCCGTCGCGGCGCGGGTCCATCTCCGGGAGCTCCGCCGGTGTGCCGTCCCGTTGGGCCGCCTTCGCCGGTACGGGGCCCGCCCAGGCCAGGGAGAGGCAGTCCTCGCCCTTCAGGAAGCGCTGGCAGCGGACGCCGCCGGTGGCGCGGCCCTTGCGGGGGTACTGGTCGAACGGGGTCAGCTTGGCCGTCGTCTGGACGGAGTCGTCGAGCGTGCCGCGCGAGCCCGCGACCGTGAAGACGACCGCGTCCACGGCGGGGTCGACGGCCGTGAAGGAGATGACCTTCGCGCCCTCGGTGAGTTTGATGCCCGCCATGCCGCCGGCCGCGCGGCCCTGGGGGCGCACCTGGGAGGCCTGGTAGCGCAGCAGTTGGGCGTCGTCCGCGATGAAGACCAGGTCCTCCTCGCCGGTCCGCAACTCGACGGCGCCGACGATCCGGTCGCCGTCCTTGAGCGTGATGACCTCCAACTCCTCCTTGTTCGTGGGGTAGTCGGGGACCACGCGCTTGACGACGCCCTGTTCCGTGCCGATGGCCAGGCCCGGGGACGACTCGTCGAGGGTCGTCAGACAGATGACCGTCTCGCCCTCGTCCAGGGAGACGAACTCCGTGACCGGCGCGCCGCCGGAGAGGTTCGGCGCGGCGGCCGTCTCCGGGAGCTGGGGGAGGTCGACGACGTTGATGCGCAGGAGGCGGCCGGCCGAGGTGACCGCGCCCAGTTCGCCGCGGGCCGTCGCCGGGACCGCCGAGACGATCACGTCGTGCTTGACGCGCCGGGCCTCGGCGTCCTCCGGGAAGGGTTCGCCGTTCGCCGTACGGGCCAGCAGGCCCGTCGAGGAGAGCAGCACCCGGCACGGGTCGTCGGCGACCTGGAGCGGCACGGTGGCGGAGGGGGCGCCCGCCGACTCCAGCAGGACCGTACGCCGGTCGGTGCCGAACTTCTTTGCCACCGCGGCCAGTTCGGTCGATACCAGCTTGCGCAGCTCGGTGTCCGACTCCAGGATGCGGGTCAACTCCGCGATCTCCGCGGTGAGTCGCTCCATCTCCGACTCCAGCTCGATCCGGTCGAACCGGGTGAGCCGGCGCAGCGGCGTGTCCAGGATGTACTGCGTCTGGATGTCCGACAGTGAGAAGCGCTCCATCAGACTCTGCTTCGCCTGCGCGGAGTTGTCGCTGGAGCGGATGATCCGGATGACCTCATCGATGTCGATGAGCGCGGTGAGCAGGCCCTCCACCAGGTGGAGGCGGTCGCGCCGCTTGGTGCGGCGGAACTCGCTGCGTCGCCGTACGACATTGAAGCGGTGGTCGAGATAGACCTCCAGGAGTTCCTTGAGGCCCAGCGTGAGGGGCTGGCCGTCGACCAACGCCACGTTGTTGATGCCGAAGGACTCCTCCATCGGCGTCAGCTTGTAGAGCTGCTCCAGGACCGCTTCCGGTACGAAGCCGTTCTTGATCTCGATGACCAGGCGCAGGCCGTGCGCGCGGTCGGTGAGGTCCTTGACGTCGGCGATGCCCTGCAGCTTCTTCGCGCCGACCAGGTCCTTGATCTTCGCGATCACCTTCTCGGGGCCTACGGAGAAGGGCAGTTCGGTGACGACGATGCCCTTGCGGCGCGCTGTCACGTTGTCCACGGCGACCGTGGCGCGGATCTTGAAGGTGCCGCGGCCCGTCTCGTACGCGTCCCGGATGCCGGTGAGGCCGACGATCCGGCCGCCCGTCGGCAGGTCGGGGCCGGGGACGTGCCGCATCAGGCTGTCCAGGTCCGCGTTCGGATAGCGGATCAAGTGGCGGGCGGCGGCGATGACTTCGCCCAGGTTGTGCGGCGGCATGTTGGTGGCCATGCCGACGGCGATGCCCGACGAGCCGTTCACCAGGAGGTTCGGGAAGGCGGCGGGCAGGGCCACCGGCTCCTGCTCCTGGCCGTCGTAGTTCGGGGTGAAGTCGACCGTGTCCTCGTCGATCGACTCGGTCATCAGGTTGGCCGCTTCGGACGGCCGGCACTCGGTGTACCGCATGGCGGCCGGCGGGTCGTCGTTGCCCAGCGAGCCGAAGTTGCCGTGGCCGTCGGCCAGCGGCACGCGCATCGAGAAGGGCTGCGCCATGCGCACCAGGGCGTCGTAGATCGACGCGTCGCCGTGCGGGTGCAGCTTGCCCATTACTTCACCGACGACACGAGCACACTTGACGTACCCCCGGTCGGGACGCAAGCCCATCTCGTCCATCTGGTAGACGATCCGTCGGTGGACCGGCTTCAGGCCGTCCCGGGCGTCCGGCAGGGCTCGGGAGTAGATGACCGAGTACGCGTACTCAAGGTAGGAGCCCTGCATCTCGTCGACGACGTCGATGTCGAGGATCCGCTCCTCGAACGAGTCGTCGGGCGGCGGGGTCTTCGTGCTGCGGCGGGCCATCGCTGCCGGCTCCTCTTTTCTGGTCGCTCGCCTGGGGGTCGCTCCCCTTCGGCTCACTCGTGCTGAAGCGTGAACGGGGTCTTGACGTGAACCATTGTGGACCGCGGCACTGACAACGCGGACCAGGACCCGGCGTTGGCCGCTCGGCTCCGTCACCGACGGCTGCCGCGTGGGTCCACGTGTGCGACTGCCCGCAGGCTACGCGATCTCGCTCTCGGCGTACGTCCGCCGGGAACTTCGCCGACGGTCCGCACGCTTGCATACAGTGGCGGGACGAGCAGGATTTCTGCGGTTCCAGCCAGAGAATCCGCGATCGAAGGGACGTACATGCCCATGGGTCACACGGCCACCGCCGAGGCAGGGTCCGGCGGTCTGACAGCGACCGAACACCGTTTGGCCAACGGTCTGCGCGTGGTGCTCTCCGAGGACCACCTGACCCCGGTCGCGGCGGTGTGCCTCTGGTACGACGTCGGTTCCCGCCACGAGGTCAAGGGGCGTACCGGCCTGGCTCACCTCTTCGAGCACCTGATGTTCCAGGGCTCCGGACAGGTGAAGGGCAACGGCCACTTCGAGCTGGTGCAGGGCGCGGGCGGTTCGCTCAACGGCACCACCAGTTTCGAGCGCACGAACTACTTCGAGACCATGCCCACCCACCAGTTGGAGCTCGCCCTCTGGCTCGAAGCCGACCGCATGGGCTCCCTGCTGGCCGCCCTGGACGAAGAGTCCATGGAGAACCAGCGGGACGTCGTCAAGAACGAACGCCGTCAGCGCTACGACAACGTGCCCTACGGGACGGCGTTCGAGAAGCTGACCGCCCTCGCCTATCCGGAGGGCCACCCCTACCACCACACGCCCATCGGCTCGATGGCGGACCTGGACGCGGCCACCCTGGAGGACGCGCGCGCGTTCTTCCGCACCTACTACGCGCCCAACAACGCGGTCCTGTCCGTGGTCGGCGACATCGACCCCGAGCAGACGCTCGCCTGGATCGAGAAGTACTTCGGGTCCATCGCGGCGCACGACGGCAAGCCCACGCCCCGTGACGGCTCGCTGCCCGACACGATGGGCGGCGAGCTGCGCGAGGTCGTCGTCGAGGAGGTCCCGGCCCGCGCCCTGATGTGCGCCTACCGGCTCCCGGAGGACGGCACGCGCGCGTCCGACGCGGCCGACCTCGCCCTCACCATCCTGGGCGGCGGCGAGTCCTCTCTCCTCTACAACCGCCTTGTACGACGCGACCGTACGGCCGTGGCGGCCGGCTTCGGTCTGCTGCGGCTGGCCGGAGCGCCCTCCCTGGGGTGGCTGGACGTCAAGACGTCCGGTGACGTCGAGGTGCCGGTCATCGAGGCCGCCATCGACGAGGAGCTCGCCCGGTTCGCGGCGGAGGGCCCCACGGCCGAGGAAATGGAGCGCGCCCAGGCCCAGTTGGAGCGCGAGTGGCTGGACCGGCTGGGCACGGTCGCGGGCCGCGCCGACGAACTGTGCCGGTACGCCGTCCTGTTCGGCGACCCGCAGCTCGCCCTGACCGCCGTACAGCGCGTCCTCGACGTGACGGCGGAGGAGGTCCAGGAGGCCGCCAAGGCCCGCCTGCGCCCCGACAACCGCGCGGTGCTCGTGTACGAGCCCATCGCGGACGAGGATGACGAAGCAGAGGCCGGCGACGAGAACGAGGAGGCGGCCAAGTGACCGAGCTCGCCACGATGGAATTCCACCCGCAGCCCCAGGCCGGCGAGGCCAGGCCGTGGGCCTTCCCGGCGCCCGAGCGCGGGACGCTGGGCAACGGCCTGACCGTGCTGCGCTGCCACCGTCCCGGCCAGCAGGTCGTCGCCGTCGAGGTGCTCCTGGAGGCACCCCTGGACGCCGAACCGGCCGGCCTGGACGGTGTCGCCACGATCACCGCGCGCGCCTTCTCCGAGGGCACCGACAAGCACTCCGCCGAGGAGTTCGCCGCCGAGCTGGAGCGCTCCGGCGCCACCCTCGACGCGCACGCCGACCACCCGGGCATCCGGCTGA from Streptomyces sp. NBC_01478 includes the following:
- a CDS encoding M16 family metallopeptidase produces the protein MPMGHTATAEAGSGGLTATEHRLANGLRVVLSEDHLTPVAAVCLWYDVGSRHEVKGRTGLAHLFEHLMFQGSGQVKGNGHFELVQGAGGSLNGTTSFERTNYFETMPTHQLELALWLEADRMGSLLAALDEESMENQRDVVKNERRQRYDNVPYGTAFEKLTALAYPEGHPYHHTPIGSMADLDAATLEDARAFFRTYYAPNNAVLSVVGDIDPEQTLAWIEKYFGSIAAHDGKPTPRDGSLPDTMGGELREVVVEEVPARALMCAYRLPEDGTRASDAADLALTILGGGESSLLYNRLVRRDRTAVAAGFGLLRLAGAPSLGWLDVKTSGDVEVPVIEAAIDEELARFAAEGPTAEEMERAQAQLEREWLDRLGTVAGRADELCRYAVLFGDPQLALTAVQRVLDVTAEEVQEAAKARLRPDNRAVLVYEPIADEDDEAEAGDENEEAAK
- a CDS encoding CobW family GTP-binding protein, producing the protein MPVLVLAGFLGSGKTTLLNHLLHRSGGSRIGAIVNDFGAIEIDALAVAGALGDSTVSLGNGCLCCAVDASELDVYLERLAGPAAGIDVIVIEASGLAEPEELVRMLLASEHPGIVYGGLVEVVDAAEFDDTRAKHPEIDRHLSLADLVVVNKLDRAVDAPRVLGLVRSLTDRAAVVPATYGRIDPEFLFDCRPSEERVGQLTFDDLHDHAGEEGDEHAAHADHLHTAYDSLSFASDSAPMDPRRLMTFLDSRPEGLYRIKGYVDFGAHDARNRYAVHAVGRFLRFYPEPWADGDTRLTQLVLIGTGLDLPALGKELEACKDDDAPHADEHGMWGVLRYVQEPDQEPELDLEPEA
- a CDS encoding DNA gyrase/topoisomerase IV subunit A; this encodes MARRSTKTPPPDDSFEERILDIDVVDEMQGSYLEYAYSVIYSRALPDARDGLKPVHRRIVYQMDEMGLRPDRGYVKCARVVGEVMGKLHPHGDASIYDALVRMAQPFSMRVPLADGHGNFGSLGNDDPPAAMRYTECRPSEAANLMTESIDEDTVDFTPNYDGQEQEPVALPAAFPNLLVNGSSGIAVGMATNMPPHNLGEVIAAARHLIRYPNADLDSLMRHVPGPDLPTGGRIVGLTGIRDAYETGRGTFKIRATVAVDNVTARRKGIVVTELPFSVGPEKVIAKIKDLVGAKKLQGIADVKDLTDRAHGLRLVIEIKNGFVPEAVLEQLYKLTPMEESFGINNVALVDGQPLTLGLKELLEVYLDHRFNVVRRRSEFRRTKRRDRLHLVEGLLTALIDIDEVIRIIRSSDNSAQAKQSLMERFSLSDIQTQYILDTPLRRLTRFDRIELESEMERLTAEIAELTRILESDTELRKLVSTELAAVAKKFGTDRRTVLLESAGAPSATVPLQVADDPCRVLLSSTGLLARTANGEPFPEDAEARRVKHDVIVSAVPATARGELGAVTSAGRLLRINVVDLPQLPETAAAPNLSGGAPVTEFVSLDEGETVICLTTLDESSPGLAIGTEQGVVKRVVPDYPTNKEELEVITLKDGDRIVGAVELRTGEEDLVFIADDAQLLRYQASQVRPQGRAAGGMAGIKLTEGAKVISFTAVDPAVDAVVFTVAGSRGTLDDSVQTTAKLTPFDQYPRKGRATGGVRCQRFLKGEDCLSLAWAGPVPAKAAQRDGTPAELPEMDPRRDGSGVSLPKTVSVVAGPV